One window of Branchiostoma lanceolatum isolate klBraLanc5 chromosome 8, klBraLanc5.hap2, whole genome shotgun sequence genomic DNA carries:
- the LOC136441000 gene encoding putative 3-phosphoinositide-dependent protein kinase 2 isoform X1: MLTRSPPEGGTKTIVLPAAGSFSDMKFCCLGSFFTSPPMRKKGIPSNPDPVSSTSSHQSAPPSAQPEELQGATAANSPGNMAHPTPAAASPSPSTPTPPQPRKKTPADFKFGRILGEGSYSTVVLARDVNTGKEYAIKILEKRHIIREKKVPYVTREKDVLSRLNHPFFVKLYFTFQDVEKLYFGLSYAKNGELLPYIQKLGSFDEECTRFYTAEIILALEHLHGLGIIHRDLKPENILLDEHMHIQITDFGTAKILDPGNNQARANSFVGTAQYVSPELLTNKAACKSSDLWALGCIIYQMVSGLPPFRAGNEYLIFQKIQKLEYDFPDGFNSKAQDLVKKLLILEPTERLGCEERGGYSSLKGHLFVEGIEWDTLPHRTPPRLMPYLPANSPDAQDLRSDFVCAKEFDKRLDDMSIFCDLHGLEISTELKQKEAVAMEKVHVQERKSSAENTPKAVKPKYRILPHSNRLELNIDNEERQRIVQKQRRENKWHHFVEGNIILKMGLTDKRKGLFARRRQLLLTEGPHLYYVDPVNMVLKGEIPWSPELRPEAKNFKTYFVHTPNRTYYLEDPDGYALQWCKKIDEVRRAAYPEINRDEEKR, encoded by the exons ATGCTGACTAGGTCACCCCCCGAAGGCGGTACAAAAACAATCGTGCTGCCTGCAGCTGGTTCTTTTTCGGACATGAAATTCTGTTGCCTGGGGTCTTTCTTCACAAGTCCACCCATGAGGAAAAAG GGCATACCTTCGAATCCGGACCCTGTCAGTAGTACATCCTCCCACCAGTCGGCGCCACCTAGTGCCCAGCCCGAGGAACTGCAGGGAGCCACTGCGGCCAACAGTCCCGGGAACATGGCCCACCCCACCCCAGCTGCAGCCAGCCCCAGTCCCAGCACACCCACGCCACCGCAGCCCAGGAAGAAAACTCCCGCAGACTTCAAGTTCGGCAGAATATTAGGAGAGGGATCCTATTCAACG GTTGTTTTGGCAAGGGACGTTAACACGGGAAAGGAATATGCAA TTAAAATTCTGGAAAAGAGGCACATAATCCGAGAGAAGAAGGTCCCATATGTGACTCGGGAGAAAGACGTCCTCAGCAGACTCAACCACCCCTTCTTTGTCAAGCTGTACTTCACCTTCCAAGATGTGGAGAAGTTGT ATTTCGGTCTTAGTTACGCCAAGAATGGCGAGCTGCTCCCGTATATCCAGAAGCTGGGTTCGTTCGACGAGGAATGCACAAGATTTTACACGGCAGAAATCATTCTGGCGTTGGAGCATCTACATGGACTGGGTATTATTCACAG GGATTTGAAACCAGAGAATATCTTGCTGGATGAGCACATGCACATTCAGATCACAGACTTTGGAACAGCTAAGATTCTAGACCCTGGTAACAATCAAG CAAGAGCCAACTCGTTTGTAGGAACTGCACAGTATGTTTCACCAGAGCTGCTCACCAACAAAGCTGCCTGTAAAAG CTCCGACCTGTGGGCATTGGGTTGTATCATCTACCAGATGGTGTCAGGGTTGCCACCATTTCGAGCTGG GAATGAATACTTAATATTCCAGAAGATTCAGAAGCTAGAGTATGACTTTCCTGACGGTTTCAACTCTAAGGCCCAAGACCTGGTGAAAAAACTACTG ATTTTGGAGCCGACGGAACGGTTGGGTTGTGAGGAACGGGGCGGATACTCGAGCCTGAAGGGTCACCTGTTTGTGGAGGGGATTGAGTGGGACACCCTCCCCCACCGGACCCCCCCTCGCCTGATGCCGTACCTGCCGGCCAACTCTCCCGACGCACAGGACTTGCGAAGTGACTTTGTT TGTGCCAAGGAGTTTGACAAGCGGCTGGACGACATGTCGATATTCTGCGACCTCCACGGGCTGGAGATCTCCACGGAGCTCAAACAGAAGGAAGCCGTCGCCATGGAGAAAGTACACGTCCAGGAGAGAAAAAGCAGCGCGGAAAACACGCCCAAGGCTGTGAAACCCAAGTACCGCATACTCCCACACTCCAACAGATTAGAACTGAACATAGATAATGAGGAGAGACAGAGGATCGTACAGAAACAAAGACGAGAGAACAAATG GCACCATTTTGTAGAGGGTAATATCATCTTGAAGATGGGCCTCACAGACAAGAGAAAG GGGCTGTTTGCCAGAAGAAGACAACTGTTGTTGACTGAAGGGCCACATCTGTACTATGTGGACCCTGTGAACATGGTGTTAAAGGGAGAGATACCTTG GTCACCTGAGTTAAGACCAGAAGCCAAAAATTTCAAGACATACTTTGTCCACACA CCCAACCGAACGTACTACCTAGAGGACCCGGACGGTTACGCGCTCCAGTGGTGCAAGAAGATCGACGAAGTCCGGCGAGCTGCTTACCCAGAAATCAACCGCGACGAGGAAAAGAGATAA
- the LOC136441000 gene encoding 3-phosphoinositide-dependent protein kinase 1-like isoform X2, protein MADLQSGIGIPSNPDPVSSTSSHQSAPPSAQPEELQGATAANSPGNMAHPTPAAASPSPSTPTPPQPRKKTPADFKFGRILGEGSYSTVVLARDVNTGKEYAIKILEKRHIIREKKVPYVTREKDVLSRLNHPFFVKLYFTFQDVEKLYFGLSYAKNGELLPYIQKLGSFDEECTRFYTAEIILALEHLHGLGIIHRDLKPENILLDEHMHIQITDFGTAKILDPGNNQARANSFVGTAQYVSPELLTNKAACKSSDLWALGCIIYQMVSGLPPFRAGNEYLIFQKIQKLEYDFPDGFNSKAQDLVKKLLILEPTERLGCEERGGYSSLKGHLFVEGIEWDTLPHRTPPRLMPYLPANSPDAQDLRSDFVCAKEFDKRLDDMSIFCDLHGLEISTELKQKEAVAMEKVHVQERKSSAENTPKAVKPKYRILPHSNRLELNIDNEERQRIVQKQRRENKWHHFVEGNIILKMGLTDKRKGLFARRRQLLLTEGPHLYYVDPVNMVLKGEIPWSPELRPEAKNFKTYFVHTPNRTYYLEDPDGYALQWCKKIDEVRRAAYPEINRDEEKR, encoded by the exons ATGGCAGACCTTCAAAGCGGAATC GGCATACCTTCGAATCCGGACCCTGTCAGTAGTACATCCTCCCACCAGTCGGCGCCACCTAGTGCCCAGCCCGAGGAACTGCAGGGAGCCACTGCGGCCAACAGTCCCGGGAACATGGCCCACCCCACCCCAGCTGCAGCCAGCCCCAGTCCCAGCACACCCACGCCACCGCAGCCCAGGAAGAAAACTCCCGCAGACTTCAAGTTCGGCAGAATATTAGGAGAGGGATCCTATTCAACG GTTGTTTTGGCAAGGGACGTTAACACGGGAAAGGAATATGCAA TTAAAATTCTGGAAAAGAGGCACATAATCCGAGAGAAGAAGGTCCCATATGTGACTCGGGAGAAAGACGTCCTCAGCAGACTCAACCACCCCTTCTTTGTCAAGCTGTACTTCACCTTCCAAGATGTGGAGAAGTTGT ATTTCGGTCTTAGTTACGCCAAGAATGGCGAGCTGCTCCCGTATATCCAGAAGCTGGGTTCGTTCGACGAGGAATGCACAAGATTTTACACGGCAGAAATCATTCTGGCGTTGGAGCATCTACATGGACTGGGTATTATTCACAG GGATTTGAAACCAGAGAATATCTTGCTGGATGAGCACATGCACATTCAGATCACAGACTTTGGAACAGCTAAGATTCTAGACCCTGGTAACAATCAAG CAAGAGCCAACTCGTTTGTAGGAACTGCACAGTATGTTTCACCAGAGCTGCTCACCAACAAAGCTGCCTGTAAAAG CTCCGACCTGTGGGCATTGGGTTGTATCATCTACCAGATGGTGTCAGGGTTGCCACCATTTCGAGCTGG GAATGAATACTTAATATTCCAGAAGATTCAGAAGCTAGAGTATGACTTTCCTGACGGTTTCAACTCTAAGGCCCAAGACCTGGTGAAAAAACTACTG ATTTTGGAGCCGACGGAACGGTTGGGTTGTGAGGAACGGGGCGGATACTCGAGCCTGAAGGGTCACCTGTTTGTGGAGGGGATTGAGTGGGACACCCTCCCCCACCGGACCCCCCCTCGCCTGATGCCGTACCTGCCGGCCAACTCTCCCGACGCACAGGACTTGCGAAGTGACTTTGTT TGTGCCAAGGAGTTTGACAAGCGGCTGGACGACATGTCGATATTCTGCGACCTCCACGGGCTGGAGATCTCCACGGAGCTCAAACAGAAGGAAGCCGTCGCCATGGAGAAAGTACACGTCCAGGAGAGAAAAAGCAGCGCGGAAAACACGCCCAAGGCTGTGAAACCCAAGTACCGCATACTCCCACACTCCAACAGATTAGAACTGAACATAGATAATGAGGAGAGACAGAGGATCGTACAGAAACAAAGACGAGAGAACAAATG GCACCATTTTGTAGAGGGTAATATCATCTTGAAGATGGGCCTCACAGACAAGAGAAAG GGGCTGTTTGCCAGAAGAAGACAACTGTTGTTGACTGAAGGGCCACATCTGTACTATGTGGACCCTGTGAACATGGTGTTAAAGGGAGAGATACCTTG GTCACCTGAGTTAAGACCAGAAGCCAAAAATTTCAAGACATACTTTGTCCACACA CCCAACCGAACGTACTACCTAGAGGACCCGGACGGTTACGCGCTCCAGTGGTGCAAGAAGATCGACGAAGTCCGGCGAGCTGCTTACCCAGAAATCAACCGCGACGAGGAAAAGAGATAA
- the LOC136439949 gene encoding ATP synthase subunit d, mitochondrial-like, with the protein MAARRAAVKAIDWIAFAERVPPNQKAQFTALKARSDAIYSKFLSTPEKPAAINFAFYKSRLANPALVDEFEQKFNAVKIPEPMDTYTAGLDEAQKKAQADVQKFIADSNARIKKYEEQASVYKSLPPTDLMTYDDVFAAFPEMKPDKEKYPIWPHKPIE; encoded by the exons ATGGCGGCACGCAGGGCAGCGGTAAAGGCGATAGACTGGATCGCCTTTGCCGAAAGAGTTCCTCCCAACCAGAAGGCTCAGTTCACTGCTTTGAAGGCGAGGTCGGACGCTATCTACTCTAA GTTTTTGTCCACACCAGAGAAACCAGCCGCCATCAACTTTGCTTTCTACAAGTCCAGGCTTGCCAACCCTGCTCTGGTGGATGAGTTTGAACAGAAG TTTAACGCAGTGAAGATTCCCGAGCCCATGGACACCTACACTGCTGGGCTGGACGAGGCTCAGAAGAAAGCT CAAGCAGATGTGCAAAAATTCATCGCAGATTCCAACGCACGGATCAAGAAGTATGAagaacag gcATCTGTTTACAAGAGCCTGCCCCCTACTGATCTTATGACGTACGACGACGTATTCGCGGCGTTCCCAGAGATGAAACCAGACAAGGAAAAGTACCCTATCTGGCCACACAAGCCCATCGAGTGA